A stretch of DNA from Lotus japonicus ecotype B-129 chromosome 4, LjGifu_v1.2:
aaataattagttttaggttcaaaaaatattaattttaaggtgtctaaaaaatattaatttgtaGAGATTTCGATATTTGTTTTTGGTTACAGGAGGAATTTTTTTCACAGTGTAGAGATTTCAATATAAGTATATATGTcgatttgtattttttttacacaaGTTCTTTTTGATTGCATGTCGATTAATTTGTGTTGTTTTTCGTAATATAATAAGATAAGTCGATTTGTGTTTGTCTacactaattaatttttttattttctctcatttaatataatttttttatatatgagcTAATTCAAAAAACTTTTTCAAATAATCtatattcagtttttttttaaatagaatatttttcaaaatctgaAACAAAGATcttaaagttaaaaaatattttagaaaaaaactGCAACAAATGCAATCTATAATCCTTTCGTGTGGACATAAAAAGTAAATtagctttttttaaaaaaccaaaaagtaaATTAACTTGATATATCAAACTTTGTGCAGCTATCTCTTCGAACAAAAGATTATTCCTTAGATCGAACAATATCAAAAGACAcgatataatataatataatttcaCTAAAACTTAATCGTCATAtgactatatatatatagagagagagtaTATATTTTTGATATGAAATAATCATAAAGCTATTTTTTCATCTTATTTTCTTTGAAATCATgtgaaaattcaaattttaggaGCTAATGAGATTTTTAACCATATATCACTACGAGTTAAATTTGCGAGATAAAATTACATAAACAAACATATGTTAACAAGAAATCATATAAAACctggaaatttttattttaaattcatAAGCAATTCTAAGTAAATTGATCGGCTACATCCATTCACAACTTGGTACAATCAGTGGGTTTAAATGAGACAACTTTGTTCCGAAGGTCATAGCCAACCAACAAGTTTTGTTGTGCCAAGTTCCCAAAGATGGCATCAGTTTCAGAAGGGGAAAATGCGAAGCATCCAACACTATTAGCAACTTGAACAAAACTGTTGAGAGCATTCAAAGTGACATCTCCACCCTTAAAATGTGCAGTGATAGTAGGAATTTCTAATTGTTTTGATGAAATTTTGTAACAAAGGCTCAGTTGTTTACTTGGATCTTCAACACGCTCTTCTTTCATCGCATCCACCAACGCTGATTCCAAATTGGAATAAACATTATCTGGCAATAGAGTCAGCGTTGTGCCCGAGTCAATTATGATATTTCCCTCTTGAACAGATTCAGAGGAAGAGCTTCCAAATTCTATTCTCTTGTCTCCCACACTAATTGCTTCCAAAGTTAGGTAGTAAAAGACATCAACATCACCATGGAAAATGGGAGTTGAGACAGTTCCTTTTCCAGAAACAATAGCAGCGTCCCCAAAATTGAGTTTGCTCGAGGTGTTAGACGCTGAAAACATTGGCACCAAACAATAGGAGAATTTCCCATCAATTGAAGAACCGATTTGAGTTATAAGAGATATAGCTCCACCTCCGAGACCAACTATGCCAGAGCTTCGACCCTGAAACGACACAGTATTGCTATGTCCACATCCAATCACAGTTTTTGGAAATGAGATGGGAGAGCCACTTGTGGACTCCAAAGTTAGAGTTTCAACGCTAAGATCTCCTTGTGACCTTGACCTATCACCATAGTTGATAGTGTACTGACAAGTTTGCCTATGAGAGCAAGAGGAATAACGAAGAAACTCACATTTAGAAGAAGAGCAAGGTATGGTTCTATAAGTTTTGGATTTTGATGGATCAAAGATAGGAGTGGTTTGTTTGTAACATGTTTCACAAGGTAGGCATTGCAACCAAACAATATCACTACCGGTGTCAACAATACCATAAAGCTTGAAAGGCGGGGTTCCAACTGAATAACTCATGAGATACTCACCTTTGTCTGGGACTATAGTTGATTCTGCTGTGTTTATTGGGACAACATTCCCAACATAGGCTTTGTTGAAACGATTGGCACTATTGATGGAACGATGCACGGCACTAGCAACTCTTTGGAATGGAGTTTTAGAGGGATTATAGAATGGAGATTTAAAAGAGTCACGGTGGATGAGTTCCACACTAAAGCCATTGTTTAGAGATTGAGTGAGAGAAATAGCACAATGGAGGCAAAGGGTAAAAAGTGTAAAAATAAAAGTAGTCATTTTTGCTATGGCAAGACTGCACTAGTTTGATCCAAACTTGTTTGCAAAGTTCTACGCTTGATGGCTTTTTATAATCAAATTATGTGTAGAAAATGAGATTATGAATGCGAGAGGTTGGAAGGTAACCAGGAAGATGATTACGGGCAATAATATGAGGCTTTGATTGATGGAAAAACCGTTACTGGTCAGCAGCCAATTGTTGATCGCCCTTCGAGAATGAATGTCTCTAACCGATGCAATCTGATAGAATAATGACatttaaatgattttatttcATCCTTTAATCTATTAATGAGGATCAAATATTCACTAACGGTTTTATGTTTTCCCACCGTAAGAAATCTTAGTACTAATGACCATTGATATCCATTTAACATCCTTGGCTACGTTACAACTTAGGTGTGCAATGTTTTTAAATCTCTTCAATTGATCCTTCATTATAATTGAAGCAATGGGAAGGAAATGAGGTAGGGGATGATTTTGGGATTATTTTAGGACATATACGGCCATATTGTAAGAAAGTGAGAAGAAACATTATTGTTATGGagcctttcttttctttataaTTTTGAGCATTGTTGTAGAGACTCCAGCATGTGTAGGTTCTGAGTGCACAGTGCCTAACATGCAGCTGTGTTAACCTTAGGGAGCAAACCCGGCAATGGATTGCACCGGAGGTCTGCCAGaatttttgctttcaaggcAGTGGTTCGTCCACGGCGCAGCTTATCTTCCTAAAATTTCCAACAATTTGAAAGCAAAAATATTTATTCTTGTTCGTGCCGATGGCGCTGCTGGTCAACAAAATTAGAAAGGAGGAAGTGAATAGCCGGAAAAATAAGTATCACTTCACTCCAAGAAATTGTGAAAGTGCTAAACTTGTTggcttttcttatttttattctcttataCGAATTGATATAGTGGAAGGCAtaataaaacttaaaaaaaaatgattgatgATATATTGCTTAATTCTCAAATGTATAATAGTATGTGTGAGAACTCTATCGTAAATGCTTGCTATATTTTTAAAAGTTTCTGATGAAATTTGTGAAAACTGTTTAAGTGTTGttgaaatgatttttcataTGCTTGAAAATCATAAAATTGTGGGGGTATTTGACTAAAGTATAAATACCAGATGTTAAGGGAAAGAGTATTGTTGCTAAAGCACATTGCTTCATAGGTTATGCTCATGGTGTTGTTGTCCATAAATTTTTGATCTTGAATTTATAATATGATTATTGGATTAAGATGTCTTGAGGTTTATGAATGATTCAGTTTGAGCTTAAGCTTGTGTTTGTGATTCACAAGAAGCAGCTGGAGTTGGCAATAACGATGCTTGCAATAGAGAGAAATACATGTCATACATGTTGCAAAGAAATTGATTGAgaattgtttgattttccttgaaCATGTAAGAGGATAAAAGAGTTTTGTTGATCTTTTTGCTAAAGAATTGACCAAGAAAGTTGTCTTGGATACGTCGAGGGGGATGAGACTTAAgccttgagaaagaggaaaatatGGTGGATACCCATTTGTTGGTCAAACTAAGCCGTATAATTACTCTTATGCATTATATTCTCATCCCTATGGCGCGAGGTAATGCTGTTTTTGAAAGAAATACATAGTCATTTGTGGTGGTACTATTGAGACGCACTTGATGTATCTATGATAAAGTGTTTTTGAGACGCACTTGACTTACTTTCAAATAAGATTATAAAATGAAGTTTATTCACAATTGACATGTGTGAAAGTGCTTTGTGAGACGCACTTAAATGCTTATGAGACGCATTTATTCACAGTAGACATGTATGAAAGTGCTTTGTGAGACGCACTTAAATGCTTATAAGACGCATTTGAAATTTATGTGAATAAATATGTGAGTGAGATGGTAAAAGCCGCCATCTATGAAAGATTTGGACAATCTTTCTAAAACGCTCACATGTATCCCAAAATTCGGAAAATGACTTTAATATTCTATCGCGGAGTCTCTACATTTTAAAGTTATGGTGTGTGTAGTGGGGGTTCCAACCAAGTCAAACTAGTTCAAGATTTGTTCACTCTTTTGACAAAAGTTGTTGCCTCACTTCACTACGTGTTAATTCAATCCTTTGGACATTAACACTTAAGCACAAAAATTAACTTTCTTTGCTCAGAATTCTTACAATCATTTACTTGTCATTAGTGGGGGATTGATAGAATAATGACatttaaatgattttatttcATCCTTTAATCTATTAATGAGGATCAAATATTCACTAACGGTTTTATGTTTTCCCACCGTTAGAAATCTTAGTACTAATGGCCATTGATATCCATTTAACATCCTTGGCTACGTTAAAACTTAGGTGTTCATTGTTTTTAAATCTCTTCAATTGATCCTTCATTGTAAATGAAGCAGTGGGAAGGAAATGAGGTAGGGGATGATTTTGGGATTATTTTAGGACATATAAGGCCATATTGTAAGAAAGTGAGAAGAAACATTATTGTG
This window harbors:
- the LOC130712821 gene encoding aspartic proteinase CDR1-like, with translation MTTFIFTLFTLCLHCAISLTQSLNNGFSVELIHRDSFKSPFYNPSKTPFQRVASAVHRSINSANRFNKAYVGNVVPINTAESTIVPDKGEYLMSYSVGTPPFKLYGIVDTGSDIVWLQCLPCETCYKQTTPIFDPSKSKTYRTIPCSSSKCESRSQGDLSVETLTLESTSGSPISFPKTVIGCGHSNTVSFQGRSSGIVGLGGGAISLITQIGSSIDGKFSYCLVPMFSASNTSSKLNFGDAAIVSGKGTVSTPIFHGDVDVFYYLTLEAISVGDKRIEFGSSSSESVQEGNIIIDSGTTLTLLPDNVYSNLESALVDAMKEERVEDPSKQLSLCYKISSKQLEIPTITAHFKGGDVTLNALNSFVQVANSVGCFAFSPSETDAIFGNLAQQNLLVGYDLRNKVVSFKPTDCTKL